Part of the Sodalis praecaptivus genome, CGCTGCATATGCTGTCGCTGCTGCTGTTCAATCACCAGACGCGCATCGCGGTGGAAAATCCGGTGTTTCGTGAAGCCATTAACGCCTTTGCGCTACAGGGGGCGCAAATTGTACCCCATCATCTTGATAGCGACGGACTCTGCCTCAGCGAGGCTTCCCGTCGCTGCGATTACTTTTATGTCACCCCTAGTCATCAGGCCCCCACCGGCGTTTGTATGGGGCAGGAGCGCCGCGCCGCGCTGCTGGCGCACGCGTGTCGCCACGATCAGATCATCATTGAAGATGACTATGATTCCGAACTTAATTTCGCGGCCAATCCGCCGACGGCGCTTAAAGCCCGAGATACCCACAGCCGGGTGATCTATGTCAGCAGTCTGTCAAAATCGCTGTCGCCGGGGTTGCGGCTGGGCTATCTGGTGGCGCCGGCGGAATTGGTGGATGAGCTACGCGCGCTGCGCCGGCTTGCCTATCGTCATCCTCCGACCAATATCCAACATCAAATGGCGCACTTCCTTGCCCAAGGGTATTACGAAACCTATTTACACCGCTATCGCGAGGATTCTGCCCGACGTTGGCATAGCCTGGATCACGCGCTGACATGCTGGCTACCGGAGTGCCGACGCAGCGAAGGAAGCGATCACGCCAATGCGTTTTGGCTCCAAGCGCCGCAAGGGGTAAGCATCCCGCAATTGACGTGGCTGGCGGCGCACCGGGGGGTGTTGATTGAGCCGGGTAAACCCCACTTTCTCGGGACGAATGCCCCAGAGCCGTTCTTTAGGCTCGGTTTTCACGCCATCGCGCCGGACCATATCGAACCGGGCATCATTCAATTGGCCCAGGCGCTGCATCAAATCGCGGGGTGATGCCGGTACCGTCCTGGTCGATGGCGAGCGCCGTCCTTGACGCGTGACGGGCATGCGGCGTCGCTGCTGGTGCAACATCGGCTGGGCCACCGCCCCCCCTGGGGACTACGTTAGCGGCTGGGCGCCAACTGACTGATAAACAGTCCTGCCGCGCTGACCGCGTCAATGGCGATTTTGCCCAAATGCTGCCGGATACTGTCGGCCAGGGCGATAGTTGAGAAACCGGTACAGGAAAAGGCAATGACTTCGGCCCCCTGGCGATAAAGCCCGTCGGCGCAGGCCAGCGCGCTTTCTCGACCTTGAGCGGTTAAGAGATCGGTGGTGTTAAGCACACCTTCAGGCCGTGCATAGCTGACCGCCGCTCCCAGCAACTGTTTAAACGGCAAGGGCGCCTCGGCGCCAATGCCCATCACCGCCACCGGGCGCTTGAGCAGGGCGGCGACGCTTGCACAAGCGCTGCCGGCGCTGATCACGGGCAGGTTGACCGCCTGACGCAGCGCCGCCAGTCCCGGATCGGCGGCGCAGCTTAAAAACAGGGCATTGCAGCCCTCAGCTTCCAACGCCTGTCCCAGCGCCACAATCTTAGGTATTGCCAGCGCCTGGCTTTCGGCATCATAGATGCCTTTGCGCTGATCGGGAATACAGCGGCTGACGGAGGCGATAGCGTACGCTTGGTGAATGAGGCGACCGTGCTCTTCCACAAAATGTGGATCATCATGGGTTAACACCCGGATAATACCCAGCATAGTGAACTCCTGTTAGTAAAAACGATGGCCGTTGGCCAGCGTGACGGCCGGCTGTGCCGCGCGGAATAGCAACGTCGGATTAGCGCCGCCCAGCCGCGCCTGGCCGTCGCTCACCGCTATCCAGTTACCTTCCGGCAGGCCGATCACCTCCAGAAGAGGATCGACCGCCAACAGTTCGCGAATGCGCTGCTCGCGGGTTTCCCCTTGATGGCCTTGGGGTAACGCGTTGGTGAAGTGCGGGTTGATTTGCAACGGCACCAGATTCAGCGCATCCAGGCCGCCAGGGTCGACAATCGGCATATCGTTTGTGGTACGAATGGTCGGGCAGGCAAGGTTAGCGCCGGCGCTCCAGCCGATATAGAGTGCGCCGCGCGCAACCGCCTGGCGCATCGGCTCAAGCAGCCCGCGCTCCCGGCACGCTTTCAGCAGAGCAAAAGTATTGCCGCCGCCAACCATCACCACATCCGCCTGCGCAATCGCCGCCTGCGGATCTTTTTGCTGATGTAGGCCGACGATGTTCAGGTCTAGCGCCGCCAGCGCGTCGGTAACTTTAGCGCTATAGGCATCCCAAGAGGTGGTGACGCCGGCAAAGGGAATAAATACTACGTTGCGACGCCGGCGCAGCGCCGAGTTAATCACGGGTTGGGCATAGGCCAGATACGACGCGCCGGGCAGCATCGAGTTACTGAACAGCAGGATATCCATACTTTTGCCTCATAACAGGTTACGCATCAAATCCGCCAGCAATTGATTGGCCAGCAGCACCGGCAGCGCGGCTTCGCGCGCGCAAATGTCTTTGTGCCAGGCGGTGTAGCCCATACAATCGGTCAAAATAACCTCGGCGCCCTGCTGCGCCAGCGAGCGCGCCGCGGCGGCCACCTCCTCTTCGGGGGCGGTATAAGGCGAGGCCACCGCGAACACCGGCGCGACCGCCAAACCACGCCACTTCTCTTTTTCGCTGTCGATCTGTGAGGCCAGGGGCACCAGGATCCCGGCACGGCGTTGGCCCACCAATGCAGTTTGCGTCGCGGGGAGAATCAGGTCTGGCGCCATAAGCCAGGCCCGCTGGGTGGTTAAACCGTGAAATTCGCCGGTACACAATAGCGCGATAATGTCGCAGCCTTGCGCGTCGAGCGCATGAATTTTCTCCTGCACGGCCGTACCCACCGCCGCTTTGTCCATTACGACCGCGCGGCCGTCCAGCAGGCGTGACGTGAGCACCGCGCCGCCGGGCTGTACGGCGAAACGGGCGGCGATGGCCTCATCGTCAAGGCCGTCCAGCAGACCCGCATGTATACAGGCGACCTGGGGTGGCAGGGCGGCATCCAACAGGGGCGCAATATCCGGGCGCGGCGCCTGGCCGATAGTTAACGTGCCGATTTTGCTGATAGCCATCTTCAGACCCCCGGTTGACGTTTTTGCAAATGCGCCAGCGAGCCGTAGAGATCCAGCAGGCGCTGATATTCGGCGCTATCGAAGAAACGGCAGGTGCCGCGGGTGAACTCTTTGGCGACTTCCACGGCGAATTTGCAGGCCAGGGCGATATCGGTTTCATGGCTTGCGCCGGTGCCGCAGCCCGCTACCGCGCTGACGGCGGTGATAGCGACGCCGACCACAGGGGCGCGGGTAGCAATAGAGGGCTGCAAAATACTGTTCAGATGATAGACGCCGTTACCGTAGGGGGTGATGTCCTGAGTGGTGATCGGAAAGGTGACCGGCAATTGGCCGGTGGTCATCTCCATGATCCGCAGCAGATCTTCCGACACGCGCAGAATGTAGCCTTCTTTCACGGTCGGTGAGAGAGCGAAGCCCTTATGGTTGATAATGCGGTTACCCTTGGTGGTGTCGATTGAGAGCACGGCGTCCAGCTCTGCCGACACTTCCTGTTCATTCATGTCTTCGGTTTCCACCGGCGAGTCCATGAAGTCCACCGGATCGTGCGGACGGGTCGGGGCATCCGGACAAATATGGGTGGTAACGATAACGTCGCCCGGCAGGCTGTCGCCCTGGCGCTGCATCTCCGCCAATTTCAACGCGCTGGCAATGGCCGCCACCGCGCCATCGGCGTCGGATACCAGCCCGATACGGCTCGGCCGCGCGCCAATACCGCCCAGACGGCCGACGATACCTAACGTCGGCGCGCTGCCGCCGCCGCGTTTGCCGGCGCTGCCGGGGATAACGATTTTGACGAAATCGGTTTTCCCTTTGGCGCCGCTCACCGTCTGCACGCTTACGGTGACATCGGGATAATCAGCCAGCAGGGCCTGCACTTTCTCGCCGCTGGCCCAGGCGCTGTCTAGTAATTCAAAAACTTGCAATGTTTGCTGTAAGCTCATGGTGGTGTCCTCTGTAGGGCTTATTTTTTACCGCCCGGCAATACCGAGCTAAAGAAACTGAAAATCGCGTCGCCGGCGATAAGACCCGCCGCCAGCACTTCCATCTTGTTGCGCGCCGCGTCACCCCAGATGCGCAGGGCCAACACGCGGATAGCGATACCGATCATTACCGCCCAGCCCGCCAGGGGATTATTAATCAGCAGGCCGGTCGCCAGCAGCACCCCCATCTGGCGACCCGGACCGCCGATAAGCTGGATGATGGCGCCAGGGATGGCCCAGATAAGCAACGATTTGGCAATATCGGCGGACACGCCGGCGTTGATGGCCGCCACGTACACTTTCGCCACCGGCGGCACCTGACCACGGCTGAAATAGTCCTGGAACACAAACAGCACCACCGGGATGGCGACGACAAAGGCCAACATGGCCGCCAGCAGTTGTTGGCGGCGGCCCTCCAGCTCTAGTCGGGTATGTTGACCTTTGCCGCGCAAAATGTAACCCGCTTTCAGGTCGTAACCCATGTCGGCGAACGCCGGGCCGGTAGCGGTGGAAAAACCGCACAACATCACCAGCGCCACGGGGGGGAAGCCGATCAAAATGCCCACCAGCAGAGTAATCAGCGCCACGGCGAACGCGGGGAACCAGCCGGAGTGCATCGCTGCTAAGCCAACGATGATTTCATGCAGGAAGGCGGCGAACGCGGCATAGAGCACAAACGCCAGCAGCCAGGGTAGCGAGAGCTCGCTGTAAAGACCGCCGCCGAGGGCGATCAACGCGGCGATCGCAATAAAACCCAGCGCACCGAAACGCAGCGTTTTTCCGATATGCGCGTTCTGGTCTATCGCCAGCGCATTCACTTCGTCAGCGTCTGCCGGCGCGGCGTCGTGCTTATTGTGACGGATGAGTTTGACGATTTGAAACAGGGCGACCAGGCCGGCGCCGGCCATGACGCCATGCGGCAGATAATGTTGGTTGATATCTACGCCAAACAGCGGCGCGGAATATCCCCGCAACAAGAAACCCACGCCCAGCATCGATAGCGCCCAAATATTGCCGATAAATGCGGTGCCCAGCGCCGCCATCGGGAATTTAAACCAGGAGCCCACCGCGCCGATAAGGATACCCACGCTCAGCAGTGCCGCCTGTTTACCGCCTTTATCGCCGGCCTTGATGGATTCAGCGGCGGCGATACCCGGCGGCCATGCCCCGACGGCCGGGAAAATGCGCGTATTGAACAGCCGATACAGCAACCAGGCGTCCAGCAGCATCGCCAGCGCCACGCCAATAAACATCGGCATCACCAGATCTTGCCGGCCGAACAGCCATGGGATCGCAATAGGCAGCAACAAGGAGTTCGCCGCGCCAAACGTGGCCGCCGAGGTGGCGCTTTGGGCCAGATTTTGAATGTGGATTGAGCGAAAGCGCAGGAAACTGTTGAGTGGAATACGCGCAATAATCATCGCCACCATCGCGCCGATAATGGCGGTATTGGGCGTTACCCCAAGCGTGGTGAGCAGTTGTACGCCGATGATCGCCCCAAATACGCTAAGCGCCAGCAGCAACAGCAGGGTCGCGGGATCAAAGCTGCGCGGGTGCGCTTCCTGCTCGGGTTGTTGTTCCCCGTTGGGGGTGGTGGATGGACTCACGGGTGTTTCTCCTGGTATTGAAAATGGAATCAGGGGGTCTCGGTCACCCGCGTGTCGCCCGTTTTACAGGCGATAAGGCGGGCGGCGTCGCGCAACAGGCCGGCCAACCGAGCAATTTCTTCCGGGTGCGCCAGCGACTGGGGTAGCGAGAGGCAAAACGCTACCGCTTCATGGGTGGCGGGATCGCCGACGGCGCAACTCACCGAGGCGGTGTCGGCCACCGATTCATTAATTGCGGTGGCATAACCCTCTTGTCGGGCCTGCTGAATCAAACGTCGGACACCGTCGGCGCTCTGGTGGGCGCCGTTAAGTTGTGTCGCGACGTGGGGAGAGGCAAAGAATTCATCAAGCTCGTCGTCACTGAACCGGGCCAGCAGGGCCCGTCCTGTAGAGGTACCCCAGGCCGGAGAACGCGAGCCAGGCCAAGTCACCACCGGTAGGGGATGACGCCCATGGATGACGCGCAACACCAGAATCTCGCGGTTATCCAGCAGCGAAATATAGCCTGTGCAGCCGGTACGCTCGCAAAGCGAACGCAGCGCGGCATCCACTCGCTCATTGAGGGGCACCTGTTGACGGGCAATATGTGCCGCGCCCAATAGCAGCGCGCCGGGCATAAAATTCCCTTGCGCCTCGTCCTTTTCGAGATAACCGTACTGTACCAGTTGATTCACGACGCGTGACGCGGTGCTTTTCGGCATTTGCAGGTGGCTGATGACGTCGTTCACGCGGATGCCGCGCTGTAGAGAAATCATTAGCTGCAAAATTTGGGCGCTAGTTTCAAGGATAGACATGTGAAGTCTCATAAAATGGGACAAAGAACCTTAAAATGAGACTGCAAGATTAGTGCCAGAAAAGATCTCCCGCACCGGCGCGGGGTGCAGGCGTACGTCAGCGATGGGATTGCACTGTATTGGTGCTAAATCCCCCGCCTATGCCACGTTATGGTGCAATAAGTTCAGAAGATGAGGGGTCATTGCTGTCCGTTACGCTGCAAGATCCGCAGGGCGACCAGCATCAACGCAAGCCCGGTAAATAACGTCAGCGTCGCCATGGCCATCCCCTGGCCCACTGAGCCCTGTTCGAATTGCCGCCAGATGAAGACCGCAACGGTTTGTGTCCCGGCGGGGGTGAGGAGAAGCGAGGTGACCAGTTCGCGCGCAGCGATAGCGAACACCATCAGCATGGCCGCCAGCAAGGCGGGAAATACCAGCGGCAGCACAATATGCCAAAGCGCCTGCCACGGCGTAGCGCCGTGAACCCGGCCGGCGGGCTCCAGATTAGCGCCTAACTGGCGCAGCGCACTGCCGACATAACGCACCGGCCAGGGGATCAGTAGACAACAATAAGCGAGCAGTAATATAACCCAGGTGTTGTAGGGCGAAATCGGCCAAAAAGAGCGATTCCATAGCAAAATCAGCCCGACGCCGACAACAATTCCCGGCAGCGCCGCGGGCAGCAGCGACAGCGCATCGATCATCGTCCGACCGGTAATCCGTGCCACCACCGTCAGCCAGGCGGCCAATAACCCCAGCAGACCGGTGATGATGGCCGCCGCCAGCGCCAGCGATAAGCTGGTACTGAGCGCCGTCAGAGCATCGCCCCCTTGATCAAATAACGCCGCATAATGCCCACCGGTCAGATTTGCCCAGGACAGCCCGCCCGATAACGTGGACATCACGCCGGTTAGCGTCATCGATACTACCGGCACGCCCACGGCCAGCAGCGCCACCGCCGCCAGGGCGATTATCACCGGCGTACGTGCAGCGCCCAGGCGCGCGCCGTGGAAGGCCGCCGGTTTGCCGGTAATGCTGGTGACATCGTTATCGCTCACCAGCCGGCGCTGTAACCACCAGCCGCACAGCGCAATGGCAATCAACAGCAGCGAGAGCAGGGCCGCCCCGGGCAAATCAATCGGCCAGTCGGCGAGTTTTTTTTCAATGCCCACCGTCAGCATCACTACGCCAGCGCGGTTGCCGAGGGCTGCCGGCACGCCGTATTCTTCGATCGCCAGCGTAAACGCCAGCAGCATACCGGCGGCCAGGGCCGGCGCCAGCAGCGGCAGCGTGACGTGCCGAAATGCCAGCCAGGCGCTGGCTCCGTGTACGCGCGCCACCCAGGCCAGACGCTGACCGCTGGCCAGCAGGCTGCGCGACACGGCGAAATAGACCACCGGGAAAATGTTGAAAGTCATCACCGCTATCATCCCTGCCTGGCTGAACAGCAAGGCGTTGAAATCGACGCCGGTCAACTGCATCACATAACCGCGGGTTTGCAGCGCCAGGATCCAGGACAGTGCGGCAATATAAGGCGGGGTGAGAAAGGGGATCAGCAAGAGAAGATCCCACACGCGCGGCGCCGGCAGATCAAACAGG contains:
- a CDS encoding PLP-dependent aminotransferase family protein, with the translated sequence MTTHSIHVDFVVNRSLQEQLREKLIAAILAGIFLPDKPLPSCRKLASQLAISRNTVALVYESLLNDGYLVSRPRSGYYLHQNYCRDHAADGRAERVPDALTVRQTQHAPVWSQRLNVSPGNFFAVMKPALWMNYPYPFIYGQPNSTLFPYDHWRDTLRRITGVRRDQRWMYDNIDQDVPLLVEQIRQRILPKRGIIARSDEILITLGSQNALHMLSLLLFNHQTRIAVENPVFREAINAFALQGAQIVPHHLDSDGLCLSEASRRCDYFYVTPSHQAPTGVCMGQERRAALLAHACRHDQIIIEDDYDSELNFAANPPTALKARDTHSRVIYVSSLSKSLSPGLRLGYLVAPAELVDELRALRRLAYRHPPTNIQHQMAHFLAQGYYETYLHRYREDSARRWHSLDHALTCWLPECRRSEGSDHANAFWLQAPQGVSIPQLTWLAAHRGVLIEPGKPHFLGTNAPEPFFRLGFHAIAPDHIEPGIIQLAQALHQIAG
- a CDS encoding aspartate/glutamate racemase family protein, translated to MLGIIRVLTHDDPHFVEEHGRLIHQAYAIASVSRCIPDQRKGIYDAESQALAIPKIVALGQALEAEGCNALFLSCAADPGLAALRQAVNLPVISAGSACASVAALLKRPVAVMGIGAEAPLPFKQLLGAAVSYARPEGVLNTTDLLTAQGRESALACADGLYRQGAEVIAFSCTGFSTIALADSIRQHLGKIAIDAVSAAGLFISQLAPSR
- the pepE gene encoding dipeptidase PepE; amino-acid sequence: MDILLFSNSMLPGASYLAYAQPVINSALRRRRNVVFIPFAGVTTSWDAYSAKVTDALAALDLNIVGLHQQKDPQAAIAQADVVMVGGGNTFALLKACRERGLLEPMRQAVARGALYIGWSAGANLACPTIRTTNDMPIVDPGGLDALNLVPLQINPHFTNALPQGHQGETREQRIRELLAVDPLLEVIGLPEGNWIAVSDGQARLGGANPTLLFRAAQPAVTLANGHRFY
- a CDS encoding AroM family protein, which gives rise to MAISKIGTLTIGQAPRPDIAPLLDAALPPQVACIHAGLLDGLDDEAIAARFAVQPGGAVLTSRLLDGRAVVMDKAAVGTAVQEKIHALDAQGCDIIALLCTGEFHGLTTQRAWLMAPDLILPATQTALVGQRRAGILVPLASQIDSEKEKWRGLAVAPVFAVASPYTAPEEEVAAAARSLAQQGAEVILTDCMGYTAWHKDICAREAALPVLLANQLLADLMRNLL
- a CDS encoding DUF1177 domain-containing protein, encoding MSLQQTLQVFELLDSAWASGEKVQALLADYPDVTVSVQTVSGAKGKTDFVKIVIPGSAGKRGGGSAPTLGIVGRLGGIGARPSRIGLVSDADGAVAAIASALKLAEMQRQGDSLPGDVIVTTHICPDAPTRPHDPVDFMDSPVETEDMNEQEVSAELDAVLSIDTTKGNRIINHKGFALSPTVKEGYILRVSEDLLRIMEMTTGQLPVTFPITTQDITPYGNGVYHLNSILQPSIATRAPVVGVAITAVSAVAGCGTGASHETDIALACKFAVEVAKEFTRGTCRFFDSAEYQRLLDLYGSLAHLQKRQPGV
- a CDS encoding OPT/YSL family transporter, whose translation is MSPSTTPNGEQQPEQEAHPRSFDPATLLLLLALSVFGAIIGVQLLTTLGVTPNTAIIGAMVAMIIARIPLNSFLRFRSIHIQNLAQSATSAATFGAANSLLLPIAIPWLFGRQDLVMPMFIGVALAMLLDAWLLYRLFNTRIFPAVGAWPPGIAAAESIKAGDKGGKQAALLSVGILIGAVGSWFKFPMAALGTAFIGNIWALSMLGVGFLLRGYSAPLFGVDINQHYLPHGVMAGAGLVALFQIVKLIRHNKHDAAPADADEVNALAIDQNAHIGKTLRFGALGFIAIAALIALGGGLYSELSLPWLLAFVLYAAFAAFLHEIIVGLAAMHSGWFPAFAVALITLLVGILIGFPPVALVMLCGFSTATGPAFADMGYDLKAGYILRGKGQHTRLELEGRRQQLLAAMLAFVVAIPVVLFVFQDYFSRGQVPPVAKVYVAAINAGVSADIAKSLLIWAIPGAIIQLIGGPGRQMGVLLATGLLINNPLAGWAVMIGIAIRVLALRIWGDAARNKMEVLAAGLIAGDAIFSFFSSVLPGGKK
- a CDS encoding IclR family transcriptional regulator; the encoded protein is MSILETSAQILQLMISLQRGIRVNDVISHLQMPKSTASRVVNQLVQYGYLEKDEAQGNFMPGALLLGAAHIARQQVPLNERVDAALRSLCERTGCTGYISLLDNREILVLRVIHGRHPLPVVTWPGSRSPAWGTSTGRALLARFSDDELDEFFASPHVATQLNGAHQSADGVRRLIQQARQEGYATAINESVADTASVSCAVGDPATHEAVAFCLSLPQSLAHPEEIARLAGLLRDAARLIACKTGDTRVTETP
- a CDS encoding ABC transporter permease; translated protein: MKTLTLCVVTVTLLVILVALPLAFIVLQGIFPQFSAGSLRGAFSGVVPLVHDAQLPAMLGGTLRIAAGVALLSALIGLPLGVVRGLFDLPAPRVWDLLLLIPFLTPPYIAALSWILALQTRGYVMQLTGVDFNALLFSQAGMIAVMTFNIFPVVYFAVSRSLLASGQRLAWVARVHGASAWLAFRHVTLPLLAPALAAGMLLAFTLAIEEYGVPAALGNRAGVVMLTVGIEKKLADWPIDLPGAALLSLLLIAIALCGWWLQRRLVSDNDVTSITGKPAAFHGARLGAARTPVIIALAAVALLAVGVPVVSMTLTGVMSTLSGGLSWANLTGGHYAALFDQGGDALTALSTSLSLALAAAIITGLLGLLAAWLTVVARITGRTMIDALSLLPAALPGIVVGVGLILLWNRSFWPISPYNTWVILLLAYCCLLIPWPVRYVGSALRQLGANLEPAGRVHGATPWQALWHIVLPLVFPALLAAMLMVFAIAARELVTSLLLTPAGTQTVAVFIWRQFEQGSVGQGMAMATLTLFTGLALMLVALRILQRNGQQ